Part of the bacterium CG_4_10_14_0_2_um_filter_33_32 genome, TAATTAGCTAAAGCATCAAACCAAACATACATAACCTGGCTTGAATCTCCTGGAACTGGCACGCCCCATCCTTTTGCTCTTTCTTTAGTTCTTGAAATGCTAAAATCCTGCAATCCGGATTTTATAAAACTTAAAGCTTCGTTCTTTCGTGATTTTGGAATTATTTCTATGACATCGTTTGCAACCATTTCTTCTAACTGTTTCTGGTGATTTGATAGTTTGAAAAAATAATTTTCTTCTTCAATAGTTTCAAGTTTAGAATTAGAATGCTCTGAACAACAACCATCCACCAAATCACTTTCTTTTTTAAATTCTTCGCACCCTACACAATAAAGACCTTTATATGATTTCTTGTAGATATCCTTTTCGCAAGCTTTCCATAATTTTTCTGCTCCTTTAAAATGTTCGGGGCTTGAAGTTTTTATAAAATCATCATTTGATATATTCAAATCTTTATTTAAATCAATAAAAGCATCGGTATTGAAAGCGACGAAATCCTGAATATCCATGCCTGCTTTCTTAGCACCTAAAACATTTTTTAAACTATTCTCATCAGCACCCATTAAAAAATAAGTATCATCACCACTAAGACGATGATATCTTGCAATAGCGTCACTTTGGCAAATTTCTAACGCAAAACCAATATGCGGTCTGGCATTAACATAAGGAATAGCATTCGTAATATAAAACCTTTTCATAGAATTATTATACATGAAAATCTAATAATTACTCTTGATGATAACCGTAAATTCGCCCTTTTCTTTAATTGCATCTATTATCTCTGATACCTTGCCTCTATATATGTCTTCAAATTTCTTAGTTAATTCTCGAGTCACTACAACTTCTCTATCCCCTAAAAATTCTAATATTTCTCTAAGGAGCTTTTTAATTCGAAAAGGGGATTCAAATAAAATAATAGCTCTATTTTCTTGACTCATTTGCTTAAGCTTTGTTTGTCTGCCCTTCTTGGTTGGTAAAAATCCGTAAAAGGCAGATTCATCCGTTTTAAAGCCTGATATAGATATCGCAGCAGTTAAAGAAGACGGTCCAGGAATAGGTATTATATTTATATTATTTTTTACTGCTTCTTCAATAAACACCCCGCCGGGATCTGCAACTCCTGGGGTGCCTGCATCAGTTACAATAGCTACATTCTTGCCGTTCTCAATTTCTCTAATTAACGCTTCAATCTTTTCTCTTTTTGTATGCTGATGGTAAGAGGTTAAGGGTGTTTTAATCTTATAATAATCAGTTAATATTCTAGTCTTCCTAGTATCTTCACAAGCAATTAAATCAACTTCCTTAAGAATTCTGATTGCTCTTAAGGTTATATCTTCCAAATTGCCAATTGGCGTTGCAACTATGTATACATTACCCATAATATAAAACTTATTTATTACTTAATTATTTTCTCTTTTCAACAACTATCTTACATTTCGTAAGCAAGGCTGTTGCTGCGCCAATAGCTGCTAACGGCGGAGCTAAAACCGCTCCCACTGCAGCCCACGTTAAAGGAACTTCCATTAATGTTTGATCCTTTTCATTCTTTATAATTATTCTTCTGACATTTCCTTCTTTAACAAGCTGCTTAACTTTCTTTAATACCTCGGAACCATCTAGTATAAATTCTTCTTTTTTATTTTTGCTAACCATAATTTTCTCCTATTTTAATAATTTATTATCCCTAAAAACATTATACATTCTTTTCCAATCTTCTAAGAAGAGATCCTGTGGTCTTTTATTCGAATCAACCCCTGATTTAATGATTAATTTTGCTGTTTCTTCTTTATTCAGCAAAAAGCCAGCAGCTAAGTTATTAACCAATTTTTTTCTCGGGCTGGAAAATCCTATTTTTATAAGTCTGAAAAATAATTTTTCAGCTATTCTTTTTTCTGGGGTCTGTTTACTGCCTACCCTAAGTAAAGTCGAAGGGTTTACTGTTATCTTGATAATGGCTGAATCTACTTTTGGTTTTGGCCAAAATGAATCTTTTGGCACAAAAGATATAATTTCTGGTTTTGCAAAAAATTGAACAGAAACAGCTAAAATGTTCATATTCGGGGGTTTGGCAATAATTCTTTCTGCCACTTCCTTTT contains:
- the rsmI gene encoding 16S rRNA (cytidine(1402)-2'-O)-methyltransferase, which produces MGNVYIVATPIGNLEDITLRAIRILKEVDLIACEDTRKTRILTDYYKIKTPLTSYHQHTKREKIEALIREIENGKNVAIVTDAGTPGVADPGGVFIEEAVKNNINIIPIPGPSSLTAAISISGFKTDESAFYGFLPTKKGRQTKLKQMSQENRAIILFESPFRIKKLLREILEFLGDREVVVTRELTKKFEDIYRGKVSEIIDAIKEKGEFTVIIKSNY